From the genome of Psychroserpens ponticola, one region includes:
- a CDS encoding glycosyltransferase yields the protein MFKKLLYISPRDMRKNRSDAVHMMNSCDGFAQNGMDVDMLTPSVQRKEYKVEFSEVFGLYKLDPNFNIIEMATQFLEDTEQKDPKSKLGYQKLKESLKFVLRTKKSFKYDLVYSKCFISSVPFLFLKKMRMLKTVFVFEAQHIKNTWLHNFIINNSDYVVTSVGQLENQIKLNKANENKVIRTPKRFYQSESDKHFDKQELRKEIGFQDGTKYILYAGKVAVGSKEVDYMLEAAKKLPQYQFVIVGVNQESQAHYESFNLSNLILFPFQKIEAYENIIRAADVLVSYYPDTEYNRCFLGPGKSSAYFKSKNPVIYSDLPALRERYSDDMVHYIKPDDSNLLVDKIKFILDNPDLSKQKANCAYEHILGNTYAKAQKIIVEEIERREKEK from the coding sequence ATGTTTAAAAAGTTACTATACATTTCTCCAAGAGACATGAGGAAAAATAGGTCAGACGCTGTTCACATGATGAACAGTTGTGATGGTTTTGCGCAAAATGGAATGGATGTAGATATGCTTACTCCAAGTGTGCAACGAAAAGAATATAAGGTGGAATTTTCTGAAGTTTTTGGCCTCTACAAGCTTGATCCTAATTTTAATATTATTGAGATGGCAACCCAATTTTTGGAGGATACTGAACAAAAGGATCCGAAATCAAAATTAGGTTATCAAAAGCTAAAAGAAAGTTTAAAATTTGTGTTAAGAACGAAAAAATCATTTAAATATGATCTCGTGTATAGTAAGTGTTTTATATCATCTGTGCCTTTTCTGTTCTTAAAAAAAATGAGAATGCTTAAAACAGTATTTGTGTTTGAGGCTCAGCATATAAAGAACACTTGGTTACATAATTTTATTATAAATAATTCCGACTATGTTGTTACTTCTGTAGGGCAATTGGAAAATCAGATAAAATTAAATAAGGCAAATGAAAATAAAGTTATAAGAACACCTAAGCGTTTTTACCAAAGTGAGAGTGATAAGCATTTTGATAAGCAAGAATTAAGAAAAGAAATTGGTTTCCAAGATGGTACTAAGTACATATTATATGCAGGTAAAGTAGCTGTTGGATCGAAGGAAGTTGATTACATGCTAGAAGCTGCTAAAAAATTACCTCAGTATCAATTTGTAATTGTTGGTGTAAATCAAGAATCTCAAGCTCATTATGAATCATTTAACTTGTCTAATTTAATACTATTCCCTTTTCAAAAAATTGAAGCGTATGAAAATATCATAAGAGCAGCTGATGTATTGGTTAGTTATTATCCGGATACTGAATATAATAGGTGTTTTTTAGGGCCTGGTAAATCTAGTGCTTATTTTAAAAGTAAAAATCCAGTGATATATTCAGACCTTCCTGCTTTAAGAGAACGATATTCAGATGATATGGTCCATTATATTAAGCCAGATGATTCAAATTTATTGGTGGATAAAATAAAATTCATTTTAGATAATCCTGATTTGAGTAAACAGAAAGCAAATTGTGCTTATGAGCACATATTAGGAAATACTTATGCCAAGGCACAAAAAATAATTGTAGAAGAAATTGAGCGACGCGAAAAAGAAAAATAA
- the rfbB gene encoding dTDP-glucose 4,6-dehydratase yields the protein MQKKIVITGGAGFIGSHVVRLFVNKYPNYQIINLDSLTYAGNLMNLSDIEDKENYKFVKGDITDEGFINHLFKTEKPDGIIHLAAESHVDRSISDPLAFAKTNIIGTMVLLNAFKDLWTNNFENKLFYHISTDEVYGSLGSEGLFEESTPYSPNSPYSASKASSDHFVRAYGETYNLPYLISNCSNNYGAYQFPEKLIPLFINNVINNKPLPVYGDGNYTRDWLFVIDHAIAIDLVFHKGVLSETYNIGGFNEWKNIDLVKLLCNQMDAKLNRKQGTSEQLITFVKDRPGHDLRYAIDATKISKELGWEPSVTFEEGLTKTIDWYLNNSEWLENVTSGDYLKYYAQQYK from the coding sequence ATGCAAAAAAAAATTGTAATTACGGGAGGTGCTGGTTTTATAGGTTCTCATGTTGTAAGACTGTTTGTAAATAAATATCCAAACTATCAAATTATAAATTTAGATAGCTTAACATATGCTGGTAATCTTATGAATCTTTCTGACATTGAGGATAAAGAAAACTATAAATTTGTTAAAGGAGATATTACAGATGAGGGTTTTATCAATCACTTATTTAAAACTGAAAAACCAGATGGTATTATTCATCTAGCAGCAGAATCTCATGTAGACCGATCTATTTCCGATCCTTTAGCTTTTGCTAAGACTAATATTATTGGTACTATGGTATTACTTAATGCCTTTAAGGATTTATGGACAAATAATTTCGAGAATAAATTATTCTATCATATTAGTACAGATGAAGTTTATGGTTCATTAGGAAGTGAAGGTTTGTTTGAAGAGTCTACACCATATAGTCCAAATTCGCCATATTCTGCATCTAAAGCGAGTTCAGATCATTTTGTTAGAGCTTATGGTGAAACCTATAATTTACCATATTTAATATCAAATTGCTCAAATAATTATGGTGCATATCAATTTCCTGAAAAACTAATCCCATTATTCATTAATAACGTTATAAATAATAAACCTTTACCTGTATATGGAGATGGAAACTATACTAGAGATTGGTTATTTGTTATTGATCATGCGATAGCTATCGATTTAGTTTTTCACAAAGGTGTTTTAAGTGAAACGTATAATATTGGTGGTTTTAATGAATGGAAAAATATTGATTTGGTTAAATTATTATGCAATCAAATGGATGCTAAATTAAATAGAAAACAAGGTACAAGTGAACAACTAATCACATTTGTAAAAGATCGACCTGGTCACGATTTAAGATATGCTATTGATGCGACAAAAATCAGTAAAGAACTAGGTTGGGAACCAAGTGTTACCTTTGAAGAAGGCTTAACCAAAACAATAGATTGGTATTTAAATAATTCAGAATGGTTAGAAAACGTAACCAGTGGCGATTATTTAAAATATTATGCTCAACAATACAAATAG
- a CDS encoding ATP-grasp domain-containing protein gives MKQKVILSIGAGYPQIDFIKSLKDKGHYVVAIGKGRNSEKAIQLCDEFAEVNTHNEAEVLNWIQSFSKKIDAVGSYSGGQAIRTLQVVNKALNLHTEIPTELMVGMDKFSQQELYEKYRLTTIASWNIKEITQNLNIIDGVNKFIVKPTVGRGSSGVEIVNKNDLISAINENKYGDETIVQEFREGLEYRVLALVQNGELKLLAPVVRDSYEGTVFLGRLSYDDKHSKRIEDYFMNFIKECGVQDVILKADILVSAENIDMIEMDIGVGGGTYYKQYLSKLFDYDLNSEYINLILKEQVSKANMPSESRLMDYVYNLSGKPIEINVIEIEKTLEPILGEHKILKNLLSPEKSGKFQSNADFIFTVIHKNKDLTNVELNKIVNEKLFKNG, from the coding sequence ATGAAACAAAAAGTTATACTTTCAATCGGAGCTGGTTATCCGCAAATTGATTTTATTAAGTCTTTAAAAGATAAAGGTCATTATGTCGTTGCTATTGGTAAAGGCAGAAATTCTGAAAAAGCAATACAATTATGTGATGAATTTGCTGAAGTTAATACTCATAATGAAGCCGAAGTACTTAATTGGATACAGAGTTTTTCTAAAAAAATTGATGCTGTAGGGTCTTATTCTGGTGGACAAGCAATTAGAACATTACAAGTAGTAAATAAAGCATTAAACTTGCATACTGAAATTCCTACTGAGTTAATGGTAGGAATGGATAAGTTTTCTCAACAAGAATTGTATGAAAAATACAGGTTAACTACAATTGCGTCTTGGAATATTAAAGAGATTACTCAAAATCTTAATATTATAGATGGTGTTAATAAATTTATTGTCAAACCTACGGTTGGACGTGGAAGTTCTGGAGTAGAAATTGTTAATAAAAACGATCTTATTTCTGCTATTAATGAAAACAAATATGGTGACGAGACTATTGTTCAGGAGTTTAGAGAAGGCTTAGAATATAGAGTGTTAGCACTAGTGCAAAATGGGGAGTTAAAGTTATTAGCTCCTGTTGTTAGAGATTCTTATGAAGGTACTGTTTTTCTAGGCCGTTTATCATATGATGATAAACACAGTAAAAGAATTGAAGACTATTTCATGAATTTTATTAAGGAATGTGGTGTTCAAGATGTGATTTTGAAAGCTGATATATTAGTTAGTGCTGAAAATATTGACATGATAGAAATGGATATAGGAGTTGGAGGCGGAACATACTACAAACAATATTTATCTAAGTTATTTGACTACGATTTAAATAGTGAATACATCAACTTGATTTTAAAGGAGCAGGTAAGTAAAGCGAATATGCCATCTGAAAGTAGGTTAATGGATTATGTGTATAACCTTTCTGGAAAACCGATTGAAATTAATGTAATTGAAATCGAAAAAACGCTAGAGCCTATCTTAGGGGAACATAAAATTCTTAAAAATTTACTTAGTCCTGAAAAGTCTGGAAAATTTCAAAGTAATGCAGATTTCATCTTCACAGTAATACACAAAAACAAAGATCTTACTAACGTTGAATTAAATAAAATCGTAAACGAAAAACTGTTTAAAAATGGATAA
- a CDS encoding DegT/DnrJ/EryC1/StrS family aminotransferase has translation MIPITKPFLPKQEEYEAFLKGIWQRQWLTNMGPLANELEMKLKNHLKLKHLLFVTNGTIALQMAIKALNLKGEIITTPFSFVASTSSIVWEGCEPVFVDIDNESLNIDATKIEAAITKHTTAILATHVYGNPCDVLAIEKIAKKHNLKVIYDGAHAFGVEIYGKSIFEYGDISTCSLHATKLYHSTEGGLVVTKDPDLLKKMAYIRNFGFVGPETFAELGINGKNSEFHAAMGLANLEHIQTIHQKRKELTDSYDEHLNHFKAFKPKWHSEASINYAYYPIVLESEAFLLKCMEDLKSKEIYSRRYFYPSLSMALPYVKNESLDITDDISKRVLCLPLYVDLSKEEIAMICSVLLSSQNH, from the coding sequence ATGATACCAATAACAAAACCTTTTTTGCCTAAGCAAGAAGAATATGAAGCGTTTTTAAAAGGGATATGGCAGCGTCAATGGTTAACCAATATGGGACCTTTGGCGAATGAATTAGAAATGAAACTAAAAAATCATTTAAAGCTTAAACATTTACTGTTCGTCACAAACGGAACAATAGCGCTTCAAATGGCTATTAAAGCATTAAATTTGAAAGGAGAAATTATTACCACACCATTTTCTTTTGTAGCTTCTACAAGTAGTATTGTTTGGGAAGGATGTGAGCCCGTTTTTGTCGATATTGATAATGAATCCTTAAATATCGATGCTACTAAAATTGAAGCAGCAATTACAAAACATACAACTGCAATCTTGGCAACTCATGTTTATGGAAATCCTTGTGATGTTTTGGCTATTGAAAAAATAGCTAAAAAGCACAATTTAAAGGTAATATATGATGGAGCACATGCTTTTGGTGTAGAAATATATGGTAAATCAATCTTTGAATATGGTGATATAAGCACCTGTAGTTTGCATGCTACAAAATTATACCATTCAACAGAAGGAGGCTTAGTTGTTACTAAAGATCCAGACTTATTAAAAAAGATGGCCTACATTCGTAACTTTGGATTTGTTGGTCCAGAGACTTTTGCTGAGCTCGGAATCAATGGCAAAAACTCGGAATTTCATGCAGCAATGGGATTGGCAAATTTAGAACACATTCAAACCATACATCAAAAACGAAAGGAATTAACAGATAGCTATGATGAGCACTTAAATCATTTTAAGGCTTTTAAACCTAAATGGCATTCTGAAGCGAGCATAAATTATGCGTATTATCCTATTGTTTTAGAGAGTGAAGCGTTTTTGTTGAAATGCATGGAAGATTTAAAAAGTAAGGAAATTTATTCTAGAAGGTATTTTTATCCTAGCTTATCAATGGCTTTGCCATACGTGAAAAATGAAAGCCTAGATATTACAGATGACATTTCTAAAAGAGTATTGTGTTTGCCATTATATGTTGACTTATCTAAAGAAGAAATAGCTATGATATGTAGCGTTTTGCTTAGTAGTCAGAATCATTAA
- the rfbA gene encoding glucose-1-phosphate thymidylyltransferase RfbA, whose amino-acid sequence MKGIILAGGSGTRLHPLTLAVSKQLLPIYDKPMIYYPLSVLMLAGIKEVLIISTPQDLPNFKKLLGNGSQFGIELSYVEQPSPDGLAQAFILGEDFIGDDNVCLVLGDNIFYGAGLQKILKDAITTVNDDGKAVIFGNYVKDPERYGVAEFDKECNVLSIEEKPANPKSNFAVVGLYFYPNSVVEIAKNVKPSHRGELEITTVNQAYLEQENLKLQILSRGFAWLDTGTHEALTEATEFVKAVEKRTGLKIACLEEIALSYKWITKEGLALQVKDLKGDYFEYLKAIIS is encoded by the coding sequence ATGAAAGGAATTATTCTAGCAGGAGGATCAGGAACTCGTTTACATCCATTAACATTAGCAGTGAGTAAGCAGTTATTGCCGATTTATGATAAACCTATGATTTATTACCCATTATCAGTTTTGATGTTGGCTGGAATTAAAGAGGTTTTAATAATTTCTACACCACAGGATCTTCCAAATTTTAAAAAATTATTAGGAAATGGAAGTCAGTTTGGAATCGAATTAAGTTATGTAGAACAACCCAGTCCAGATGGTCTGGCACAAGCATTTATTTTAGGAGAAGATTTTATAGGTGACGATAATGTATGCTTAGTGTTAGGTGATAATATTTTTTATGGAGCTGGATTGCAAAAAATATTAAAAGACGCTATAACAACTGTAAACGATGATGGAAAAGCTGTTATTTTTGGAAATTATGTCAAAGATCCAGAACGCTATGGCGTGGCTGAGTTTGATAAAGAGTGTAATGTGTTAAGTATTGAGGAAAAACCAGCAAATCCTAAATCTAATTTTGCAGTAGTCGGATTGTATTTTTACCCTAATTCTGTAGTTGAAATCGCAAAAAATGTAAAACCATCTCATCGAGGTGAATTAGAAATCACAACCGTAAATCAAGCGTATCTTGAACAGGAAAATTTAAAATTGCAAATATTAAGTAGAGGCTTTGCATGGCTAGATACTGGTACACATGAAGCACTAACAGAAGCCACAGAATTTGTTAAGGCTGTAGAAAAACGAACAGGTCTTAAAATTGCTTGTTTAGAAGAAATTGCCTTAAGTTATAAATGGATTACAAAGGAAGGATTGGCATTACAAGTTAAAGATCTTAAAGGCGACTACTTTGAGTATTTAAAAGCCATTATTTCATAG
- a CDS encoding lipopolysaccharide biosynthesis protein, which yields MSDAKKKNKIIKGGFYLTIVNVLSQLLAIVVNIVLARLLLPEDFGLVALTMTYIGFITLFTNMGFGSSIIYESETSQKQLSSIYWLNYGLSVFSFLVIISTSQFAANFYNEPKLTSIVFVAAFNLLIFPFYIVQYKLLERDLEFRTISKINLSGILIGSIAAVIGAYLGLGVYALILQSLVVSVVRLFMVMIYRRWLPSFYFNFHEIKSMVWYSLKYKASNMVRYFERNIDYLILGKFFSSVILGYYAFAYNIMYTPVKRISYIFSEVLFPSFSSFKNDKEKIISGYFKSVNLIALVSIPAMTILAFNADLIIHIGFGQKWDGAIAIVKILCFAGAIQSVSQFGGVIFSSIGKPEITLYISVGRTILTVLAIVIGVQYGVLWVAYLLVIAKVLSFLLFLVVLYSYIPFSIIQLFNSLKGPMVSFISLSLIYALVHFNYLVVSPWTLLLTMLVVSVMILYIFHKNTLIEILKVLKEKAK from the coding sequence TTGAGCGACGCGAAAAAGAAAAATAAAATCATAAAAGGTGGTTTTTATTTAACTATAGTTAATGTGTTGTCACAACTATTAGCCATAGTTGTAAATATTGTACTTGCTCGTTTGTTACTGCCAGAAGATTTCGGTTTGGTGGCATTGACGATGACTTATATTGGTTTTATTACATTATTCACTAATATGGGCTTTGGGTCGTCTATAATCTACGAAAGTGAGACGAGTCAAAAACAACTGTCCTCAATTTATTGGTTAAATTATGGGCTGTCTGTATTTTCATTTCTAGTCATCATATCAACGTCTCAATTTGCTGCCAATTTTTATAATGAACCTAAGTTAACTTCTATAGTTTTTGTTGCTGCTTTTAATCTTTTGATATTTCCATTTTACATCGTTCAATACAAACTGTTAGAACGAGATTTGGAGTTTAGAACCATAAGTAAAATTAATTTATCAGGTATCCTTATTGGATCAATTGCGGCCGTAATAGGAGCATATCTAGGTTTGGGTGTTTATGCACTGATTCTTCAGTCTTTAGTAGTTTCTGTGGTTAGGTTGTTTATGGTAATGATTTACAGAAGGTGGTTGCCTAGTTTTTATTTCAATTTTCATGAAATAAAGTCTATGGTTTGGTATTCCTTAAAGTATAAGGCATCTAATATGGTCAGGTATTTTGAGAGAAACATTGACTATCTAATCTTAGGAAAGTTTTTCTCAAGTGTCATTTTGGGTTATTATGCATTCGCATATAATATAATGTACACACCTGTAAAACGTATTTCTTATATATTTAGTGAGGTGTTATTTCCTTCATTTTCTTCATTTAAAAATGATAAAGAAAAAATTATTAGTGGCTATTTTAAATCCGTTAATTTAATTGCTTTAGTGTCTATACCTGCAATGACGATTCTTGCTTTTAATGCAGATTTAATAATTCATATTGGTTTTGGTCAAAAATGGGATGGAGCTATTGCTATTGTCAAAATTCTTTGTTTTGCTGGAGCCATTCAATCCGTAAGCCAATTTGGAGGTGTTATTTTTTCAAGTATTGGAAAACCAGAGATTACTCTTTACATATCAGTTGGTAGGACTATATTGACCGTTCTGGCAATAGTTATTGGAGTACAATACGGAGTTTTATGGGTAGCCTATTTACTTGTAATCGCAAAGGTACTATCATTTTTATTGTTTTTAGTAGTGCTTTATTCTTATATTCCATTTTCTATAATTCAATTGTTCAATAGCCTAAAAGGACCTATGGTCTCATTTATAAGTTTAAGTCTTATTTATGCATTAGTTCACTTCAACTATCTGGTGGTAAGCCCATGGACGCTTTTGTTGACTATGCTTGTTGTTTCGGTTATGATACTTTACATATTTCACAAAAACACACTTATTGAGATTTTAAAAGTTTTAAAGGAGAAGGCTAAATAA
- a CDS encoding nucleotidyltransferase domain-containing protein, translating into MGTTQHHNLKIERYNGNLTLVSDIAQLIERNYSELFHSVIVHGSVATNEVIAYSDFDGLLIVKDRFVASKKLERFKIESMKLILKFDPLQHHGWFQIKESQLLDYPEYYLPTTILENSKALFPISKDIELKIEIKQKPDYKIGLNNMVNQLENKIATKWRPKSIFELKSLLSQIMLVPCLYYSAKNNEGIFKRESFDAVKGVFTPDEWMVMETASQIRNDWNPHFNSFQRKLLELPNRLIRKVVLKFMPINIPKKHLELVNDNFYNSLLLLLKKIKTDI; encoded by the coding sequence ATGGGTACAACGCAACATCATAATTTAAAAATTGAAAGATATAATGGTAATCTTACTCTTGTGTCTGATATCGCTCAATTAATTGAACGCAACTATTCAGAATTGTTTCATTCCGTTATTGTTCATGGTAGTGTTGCTACTAATGAAGTAATAGCATATAGTGATTTTGATGGTTTGTTGATAGTTAAGGATCGTTTTGTTGCTTCAAAAAAATTAGAAAGATTTAAGATTGAATCCATGAAATTAATCTTGAAATTTGATCCACTTCAGCATCATGGTTGGTTTCAGATAAAAGAAAGTCAATTGTTAGATTATCCTGAGTATTATTTGCCAACGACCATATTGGAAAATTCAAAGGCGCTATTTCCAATATCCAAAGACATCGAACTTAAGATTGAAATAAAACAAAAACCAGATTACAAGATTGGGTTAAATAACATGGTCAATCAGCTTGAAAATAAAATTGCTACTAAATGGCGACCTAAAAGCATATTTGAATTAAAAAGTCTTTTAAGTCAAATTATGTTAGTTCCTTGTCTTTATTATTCAGCTAAAAACAATGAAGGTATATTTAAAAGAGAAAGTTTTGATGCTGTGAAAGGTGTTTTTACACCGGACGAATGGATGGTAATGGAAACGGCTTCTCAAATTAGAAATGATTGGAATCCTCATTTCAATAGTTTTCAGAGAAAATTATTAGAGCTACCAAATAGGTTAATTAGAAAGGTTGTACTTAAATTTATGCCAATAAATATTCCAAAAAAACACTTAGAGTTAGTTAATGATAACTTTTATAATAGTCTGTTGTTATTACTTAAAAAAATTAAAACTGATATATAA
- a CDS encoding acyltransferase, with protein MKRTFFTLVYYFFARFLPHRTDFYSFGSHKFRSYVASKMFKKCGKLNNIGRGAMIGTGATIEIGSHSGIGRNCYVNNVVMGDYVMMGQDVLIYGANHNFDRLDKPMSKQGSGEMRTLIVEDDVWIGARVIITASVKKIGKGSIIAAGSVLTKDVPEYAIVAGNPAKLIKYRNTSES; from the coding sequence ATGAAAAGAACATTTTTTACTTTAGTTTATTATTTCTTTGCTAGGTTTTTACCTCATAGGACAGATTTTTATTCTTTTGGAAGCCATAAATTTAGATCGTATGTGGCAAGTAAAATGTTTAAGAAATGCGGTAAACTTAATAATATAGGAAGAGGTGCTATGATTGGTACTGGAGCTACAATCGAAATTGGTAGCCATTCAGGAATAGGAAGAAATTGTTATGTTAATAATGTAGTAATGGGAGATTATGTAATGATGGGACAAGATGTATTAATATATGGCGCAAATCATAATTTTGATAGATTAGATAAACCAATGTCGAAGCAAGGATCTGGAGAAATGAGAACTTTGATTGTTGAGGATGACGTATGGATTGGCGCTAGAGTAATCATAACGGCTTCAGTAAAAAAAATAGGAAAAGGTTCTATTATTGCCGCAGGCTCTGTTCTCACTAAGGATGTTCCTGAATATGCTATAGTAGCTGGTAATCCAGCTAAGTTGATTAAGTATCGAAACACAAGTGAAAGTTAG
- a CDS encoding glycosyltransferase, which translates to MKIIHYIGSLGFGGIERLVYDLVSQQIKREVMNVAIGVGNIKGEFKTQFENLGVSLIDFNLNSGFDLNPSKILKISKSFKHYDVIHLHGFHLSIALAAILSGKKIIYTEHGNFGFGRQIKSSDKLSFFLRKLFFKIGTVYICCNSTFTKGLVEKRFYKGNRLQIVYNGSSIDKVINLQLLERLQKKYSANFIVGVVGRLAGVKRVDKVIEVFNSYLKINKSAKLLIIGEGVEKENLLKKVKNLNILDNVEFLGYQDEIMTYQSLFNVNVIGSKNEAFGLVTVESYSVETPILAFSDGGGVVEIINRFNPEDICLDEKAMIERLKHYQVNEFIPGDDSKHQLEFFSLERMEQDYYNQYKKVI; encoded by the coding sequence TTGAAAATAATTCATTACATAGGAAGTTTAGGATTTGGTGGTATCGAGCGCTTGGTTTATGATTTAGTTTCACAACAGATTAAAAGAGAAGTAATGAATGTTGCTATTGGTGTAGGCAACATAAAAGGAGAGTTTAAAACGCAGTTTGAAAACCTTGGCGTTTCTTTAATTGATTTTAATCTAAATTCTGGTTTTGATTTAAATCCATCTAAAATCTTAAAAATTTCTAAGAGCTTTAAACACTATGATGTGATTCATCTCCACGGATTTCATTTAAGTATTGCTTTGGCAGCTATATTATCAGGAAAGAAAATTATATACACAGAACACGGTAATTTTGGGTTTGGAAGACAAATTAAAAGCTCAGACAAGTTGAGTTTCTTTTTGAGAAAATTATTTTTTAAAATTGGAACAGTATATATTTGTTGTAATTCAACTTTCACAAAAGGTTTAGTCGAAAAACGTTTTTATAAAGGGAATAGATTACAAATTGTTTATAATGGGTCGTCAATAGATAAGGTCATTAATTTACAATTGTTGGAACGGTTACAAAAAAAATATTCAGCAAATTTTATTGTTGGTGTAGTTGGACGTTTGGCTGGAGTAAAAAGAGTTGATAAGGTAATTGAAGTATTCAATTCCTATTTAAAAATAAATAAGTCGGCAAAACTTTTAATCATTGGAGAAGGTGTTGAGAAAGAAAATCTTTTAAAAAAGGTTAAAAACCTTAATATTTTAGATAATGTTGAATTTCTTGGATATCAAGATGAAATTATGACTTACCAATCTCTATTTAATGTTAATGTTATTGGTTCTAAAAATGAAGCATTTGGATTGGTTACCGTTGAATCTTATTCAGTTGAAACACCAATTTTAGCATTTAGTGATGGAGGAGGAGTAGTAGAAATAATTAATAGATTTAATCCTGAAGATATTTGTTTGGATGAAAAGGCAATGATTGAAAGACTTAAACATTATCAAGTAAACGAATTTATCCCAGGAGATGATTCTAAACATCAATTAGAATTTTTTAGCTTAGAACGAATGGAACAAGATTATTATAATCAATATAAAAAGGTTATCTAA